AGTTCAAGAACTTTTTCCCTGAAAATTCGGTGCAGTACTTCGTGTCCTATTACGATTACTATCAGCCGGAAGCCTATATCCCCACTGTCGATAAATACATCGAGAAGGACCTGATGATCAACGAAGAGATTGACCGTCTGCGCCTTTCCACTGTCTCGGCACTCCTTTCGGGGCGTAAGGATGTGATAGTGGTGTCATCGGTGTCATGTCTCTATGGCATGGGCAATCCTGAGGATTTCGACAGCAATGTGATAAAGATATCCGTAGGGCAGAAGATCGCACGCAACAAGTTTCTCCGCACTCTCAGCAGCTCATTGTATTCACGCAATGAGATCGAACTGTCACGCGGCACATTCCGTGTGAAGGGCGACACCGTCGACATCCGTCTTGCCTATGAGGAGATCATAGTGCGTGTTACATTCTGGGGCGATGAGATTGAGTCGATCAAGACCATCCATCCGTCCGATAACACGTCGCTCGGCTCCCACAATGAGTTCCAGATATATCCTGCCAACCTTTTTGTCACCTCTCCCGAAAGGATGGGGTCGGCAATAGGGCAGATAGAGCTCGACCTTGGCGAGCAGTACAACTTCTTCATGCGCGAAGCGAGGGAGATGGAGGCGAAACGTCTGCTGGAGCGTGTGACTTACGATGTGGAGATGCTCCGTGAGCTGGGGCATTGTTCAGGTATAGAGAATTATTCACGATATTTCGACGGTCGTCAGCCTGGTATGCGTCCTTTCTGTCTCCTCGACTATTTCCCGAAGGATTTCCTTACCATTATCGACGAGAGCCACGTCACTCTTCCGCAGTGTCGTGCGATGTATGGCGGTGACCTTTCGCGTAAGATGAATCTTGTGGAGTATGGTTTCCGCCTCCCTGCGGCTCTTGACAACCGTCCGTTGCGTTTCGAGGAGTTTGAGCGTCTCACGCCCCAGGTTCTCTATGTGAGTGCCACTCCTGCCGATTATGAGCTGGAGAAGTGCGAAGGGGTTGTGGTGGAGCAGATCATACGCCCCACCGGGCTTCTCGATCCGGTCATAGAGGTGCGTCCGTCGCTCAACCAGATCGACGATCTTCTCAACGAGATCAATGACCGTGTGGAGCGTGACGAGCGTGTGCTCGTGACCACTCTCACAAAGCGCATGGCTGAGGAGCTCAACGATTATCTGTTACGCTTGCGCATAAAGACCGCTTATATACACAGTGATGTCGACACCCTCGACCGCATAAAGATTCTCGACGGGCTGAGGGCAGGAGAGTTTGACGTGCTCATCGGGGTCAATCTTCTGCGAGAGGGGCTTGACCTTCCTGAAGTGTCACTGGTGGCTATCCTTGACGCCGACAAGGAGGGATTCCTCCGTTCTCACCGATCCCTTACACAGACGGTGGGGCGTGCGGCGCGTAACCTCAATGGCACAGTCATAATGTATGCCGACAAGATCACCGACTCCATGCAGCAGACTATCGATGAGACATCGCGGCGACGCTCTGTTCAGCTCGCCTACAATGAGGAGCATGGCATAACACCCCAGGCAATAGTCAAGGCGCGCAATGTCATTATCGGACTCGACACCGATGAGATACTTCCGCAGGGCAAGCCCGGGCAGGGACGCTCGTCAGCAAAAGGTGCCGGAACTTTCGGACGAGGTAAGAGCGCGCAGCCTGTGCCGTATGCCGGAGAATACTCTTCGAGAGTGGATGTCGCAGCCGATCCTGTCATGCCTTATCTGTCGGCTGATGCTCTGCGCAAGCTCATCGAGAAACGCCGTGTGGAGATGGTTGACGCTGCAAAAAATATGAACTTTATCGAGGCGGCACAGATGCGTGACGAGATCATCGCCATGGAGGACCGCCTTTCCAAAATGCCTGCTGAATAATGATACCGAGAGTCGATGCATATTTGCCTACGAGTGTCAAGGAGATGAAGATTCTTGGCTGGGACAGTGTGGACGTAGTGCTGTTTTCAGGTGATGCCTATGTGGATCATCCTTCGTTTGGGGCTGCTGTGATAGGGCGTACGCTACAGGCTGCCGGTTACAGGGTGGCTATAGTCCCGCAGCCCAACTGGCAGGACGACCTGCGCGATTTCCGCAAGTTCGGTGCACCGCGCCTGTTCTTTGGGGTCTCTGCCGGAGCCATGGACTCCATGGTCAATCATTACACTGCTGCTCGTCGTCGTCGCAGTGACGATGCCTACACCCCGGGAGGGCGTCATGGCGCGCGTCCCGACTATCCGACTGTAGTGTACTCCGACATACTCAGGAGACTGTTTCCGGGTACCCCCATCATAGCCGGAGGCATTGAGGCTTCGATGCGCCGTCTGTCTCATTACGATTATTGGGAGGACCGTCTGCGTCCGTCGCTGCTCATTGATTGTAGTGCTGACCTCATATCCTATGGGATGGGTGAGAAGTGTGTCGTAGAGATTGCACAGCATATCGACAGCGGTGAGTCGCTTGATTCGCTCACATGCCTGCCTCAGACTGTCATACGCACCTCTGCTCCTGGCATGGATTGCCGTGAGGGTAAGATATATGTGGGCGATCAGGACATTGTGCTCCACAGTTATGAGCGTTGCCAGGCCGACAAGCGTTGCCAGGCTGAGAATTTCAGGCATATCGAGCAGCAGAGCAATTCGATGCACGGAAAGACTCTGTGGCAGCGTCACGGCGACATATGGATAAAGGTCAATCCCATGTATCCTCCCATGGCTACCGAGGAGATCGATGCGTCATTCGACCTCCCTTACACTCGTCTCCCTCATCCGCGCTACAAAGGTAAACGCATTCCTGCCTACGATATGATACGTCATTCGGTCAACATCCATCGCGGATGTTTCGGCGGATGCTCATTCTGTACCATTTCGGCTCATCAGGGCAAGTTCATTGCCTCGCGCAGTAAGGAATCTGTGCTCCGTGAGGTGCGGCAGGTCACCCGGATGGATGATTTCAAAGGCTATCTCAGCGATGTTGGCGGGCCGAGTGCCAATATGTACCGGCTTGGCGGAAAGGACCGTTCGCTATGTGAGAAATGCCTTAAGCCATCATGCCTGCATCCGTCTGTGTGCCCTAATCTCAACACTGATCATCGTCCGCTTCTCGATCTCTATCATGCCGTTGATGCTGTGCCTGGAGTCAAGAAGTCATTCATAGGGAGCGGTGTGCGTTACGACCTCTCCATGCATCATACAGGTGATGAGGCTGTCGACCGCGCCAACCGTCAGTATAACGAGGAACTTATCACCGCCCATGTGTCTGGCAGGCTGAAAGTTGCTCCGGAACACACCTCCGATGTGGTGCTCGACATTATGCGTAAGCCCACGTTCAGGCTTTATCACGAGTTCTCACGATTCTTCAGCAGGGTCAATTCTGCCCATGGGCTGAAACAGCAGCTCATACCATATTTCATATCCTCCCATCCGGGATGCCGTGAAGTCGACATGGCAGAGCTCGCTGCCGAGACCAAGAGTCTTGACCTGCATCTGGAGCAGGTGCAGGATTTCACTCCCACACCCATGACTCTTTCCACCGAGATATATTATACCGGGTTCCATCCTTACACTTTGAAGCCGGTGTTTACTGCGACTGATCCGGAAGCCAAGAAAGCCCAGCGCAAATATTTCTTCTGGTATGATCCCTCCTACCGTCAGGACATCACCCGCTCCCTCATGCGCATGCATCGCACCGATCTTCTCGCACGTCTCTTCCCGCGTTCCGCCTCCTATCCATACAGAAAAAAGTAGATTGCAATGTCTGCCTGGCTGTACCCTACAGTTGTTTATCCGTTGATACATAGGTGTTGACGGAGGCATCTTGCATAGGCATTATTGCAAAGAATGGTGCCTATGTTTTTGTGATGTCGTAAAAATTCATTACATTTGTGAAAAATTTTTAATCTTCCAATAGTTTTTATCACCGGATTATATTCAGATAAACCAAAATAAAACTAAGTCTAATCATCTAACCAGTCATCAATTATGTTAAAGAGACTCCTCCTAACAGCCGCAGCCGTATGGCTTAACTGTATGGTGTCGCTCGCAGCAGCTGACGATGTCACGTGTAAAGGCGTGCTGGTAAATGAGGTGGGCGAGCCTATCATTGGCGCGACTATCACAGTTCCCGGCACAAAAGTTGTCACCACTACCGACATCGATGGTAACTTCTCTTTCTCTGCTCCAAAGGGAAAGAAGGTTCATATCAATTACATAGGCTATAAGCCTCTCGACCTTGAGGTTGCGTCCGATCTCGGTCAGGTTGCAATGGATGTAGCATCCGAAATGCTTCAGGACGTTGTGGTTACACAGTCTATAGCACGTACGCGTAAGACCCCTGTGGCTGTGTCGGCTGTGAATGCCGAGACTCTTGAGATCAAGCTCGGCAACCAGGAGCTTCCCGAGGTGCTCAAGACCACTCCCGGTGTATGGGCCACAAAGGACGGCGGCGGTTTCGGCGATGCCAAGATCAATATCCGCGGTTTCCGTTCCAACAACACTGCCACCATGGTCAATGGTGTGCCTGTCAACGATATGGAATGGGGCGGTATCTACTGGTCCAACTGGAGCGGACTCGGTGATGTCACCTCATCGATGCAGGTACAGCGCGGTCTCGGAGCCACAATCATATCGTCACCCTCATTCGGCGGTACCATCAATATGATCACCAAGGGCCTCGATGCAAAGAGAGGCGGCACAGCCTGGTACGGACTTGGCAACGATAACTCCATGAACTATGGTATATCGTTCTCTACAGGTCTGATGAAGAACGGCTGGGCTCTAACATTCCTCGGTGCGCGCAAGACCGGCGACGGATACATCCAGGGCACCGACTATGAGGCTTACAGCTACTTCCTCAACATATCCAAGCGTCTCAACGATAACAATCAGATCTCTCTTACTGTGACCGGCGCGCCTCAGACCCACAACAAGCGTAACTCAGCCAACGGTCTGTCAATAAAGGAATGGCAGAATGTGGCTAACTTCATGCCTAAGGGTGAGGCTTACCGATACAATCCTACCTATGGTCTGGGCTTGAACGGTGAGGAGAAGTCGTCACAGTACAATGTGTACAACAAGCCTGTGGCTATGGTCAACCATGTATGGCAGATCAACCACAAGTCATCGCTGTCGTCAGTAGCCTATGCTTCACTCGGAAGCGGTTACGGTTCCAACGGTCAGGGCTACAGCTCTTCTTATAGGAATCTGTGGTATGGTGCCACAGACGGTGCCCTTAACTGGAGTACTGTCGAGAGCAACGGTGTGACTTACAATCTGCGTCATGGCAACGGTATGTTCGCCTACGATCAGATTCAGCTTATGAACCAGAACAGCACCACCGGATCTCTCATGGCTATGTCGAATTCCGTGAACAACCATAAATGGTTCGGCTTCATCTCCAACTATAAGAATGAGCTAACTGAGAATCTTGCAGTCACAGCCGGTGTCGATGTGCGCTATTACAAGGGATACCACACCAATGAGCTTTCCGATCTCTACAATGGAGCTTACTTCATTGATGAGACTCGTTCCAACAAGAATGTGACCCGTACATTCGCTACTCCTGAAGCAAAGCTCGCATGGCAGCGTGAGAAACTTGGTGTAGGCGATGTGGTATATCGCGACTGGGACAGCCGTATCTGGCAGGAAGGAGTGTATGCCCAGGCTGAGTATCAGGCTCTTGACAAGAAGCTCAACCTTGTTCTCGCCGGTGCCATGAACCTTAACACCTACACTCGTTACGAGAATTTCTATGTCGATGAGGAATTCAGCAAGTCACCTACAAAGACTTTCTTTGCCGGTAACATCAAGGCTGGTGCCAACTATAACATCAACCGTTACAACAACGTGTATGTCAACGGCGGTTACATCACACGCGCCCCATACCTCCAGTATGGAGTGTTCGTGTCCCCTGCCAACTCCAATGCCATCAACCCCGATCCGCGCAACGAGAAAGTCGCTGCTGTAGAGGTTGGCTATGAGTTCCATTCACCCAAGTTCACTGCTCAGCTCAACGGCTATTATACAATGTGGATGGACCGTACCATGGTCACTTCTGGTACTTCGGAGTATGACGGCACACGCTATTCCGCTACCATGAATGGTGTGGACTCACGCTATATGGGTGTGGAACTCAATTTCGTCTACAAGCCTTTCAAGTGGATGGAGCTTTCAGGTATGCTGTCGATCGCTGACAACACCTGGCAGAACGACCCCATTGGTTACTACTACAACAGCCAGGGCGAGGCTCTTTCATTTCTCGGCAATCGTGAAACGGCTCCTGTCACCACTACCCCTCTTGCCGAGGATCATCTCAATGCCACTATCGTGCAGAAGGGCATAAAGGTGGGCGGTTCAGCTCAGACCACAGGTGCTCTTGGTGTTCAGTTCAAGCCTTTCCGCGGATTCCGTATCGGCACCGACTGGACATTCAATGCACGCAACTACAGCGACTTCACGCTCAACTCTCGTAGCGATGTATCCCTCTCCCCGGGCAAGCCTCTCATTATCAGCGAGCCTTGGAAGATTCCTTTCGGCAATCAGCTCGATATCAATGCAAGCTACAATTTCCCGATTACCGACAATGTACGCTGCACATTCTCAGCCAACGTGTATAATGCATTCAACAATTACTATGTTATGGATGCCTACACCAACTATTCTACCGTCGGCACATGGGAAAATGCTTTCAGAGTCATCTACAGCTACGGACGTACATTCAACCTTCGTGCTAAACTTTACTTCTAACCGAGCACCCACTCATAACGTATAAATACAATTATGAATAAGAATATTCTTAACGCAGTCATTGTAGGCTCACTCGCTATGGGGCTTGCAAGTTGCGACGAAAACTCTTGGAATGACCATTATCTGAATGGATTTGAGGGGGGGGTAGATTACAATAACAAGGAGACCGGCTCATATACTGTCTCTGATGCCGACTATGCAGCTATCGCCAAGATGCTGGAAGGTGAGGCTGCCGACGATGCCGAAAAGGCGGCTGCCAAGGCGATTGCAGCCAACCTGTATTTCGACAAGTCTGGCATATATCCTGCTGATGTTGTTCTCCCTCTGTTTTTTGACACTTCTTCATTCCCTTACTATCTTGCATCCAACGGTTCTGCTGTCGATGTGACCTATCGTGAGGCTGGAGCAGTGCCCGCCGAGATCACCAATATCGGAGCTGCCAAGTCACTCTCTGTCGGAAAGGCTCAGTACAAGGCTGCCTGGGGCGGTGATGTAGATTTCGATCAGGCGTATCCCGAGAATTTCAATCCTGCAAAGGATATGCTTGATGTGCTCTCTGACGGTTACAGCAATCCCGGCGAGGGTGACTATGCGGTGGTCAATTACAATGTCGTAGTAGGTACCCCCGACTTTAATTCCGGAAAACTCTTTCTGGAGGAGCCTTTCGCTGAAGGTCAGGGACAATTTACCATTGACAATATTTTGCTCCCCGAAGGCAGCACTTATGTATGGAAGTTTGATGACCGTGGCTACATGAAAGCTTCAGCTTTTGTTGGGGGTGCCAATAAAGCTTCCGATGCATGGCTCATCTCTCCAGAGATTGACCTTCCCGCCGATGCCAATGCCTACCTGACATTTGATCAGGCTTGGAATTTCTTCAAGGATGCGGCAACAGCTGCAAAGGAGAACACTGTCGCTGTACGCGAAGTGGGCGGAGAATGGAACAATCTTACACCCGAAGCTGTGCCTGAGAGTCTGAGTTGGACTTTCGTAAACTCCGGCAAGATCGATCTTAAGGCTTATAACGGAAAGAAGATTCAGATCGGTTTCCGTTACACAAGCACAGCTGAAAAGTCTGGCACCACCGAAATCAGAAACGTGAAGATCGCTTCCGGTGCCGATATCCCTATGGTGACCAACCATGCTCTTTACTGCTTCGATGGTTCGGACTGGGTAGTTCCTGCCAACGCTTGCATGCTCCAGCCTGCCGACTATGAGGCTATGGGCTTCAAGAATGACAAACTTGAGAATCCTCAGGCTTATATCCCCGCTTATCTTAAGCAGAAGTTCCCCTATGCTCAGCAGGGTGCTCAGAAATATGTGGTATACAACGGCAAGACTGTTTCGCTCTTCGTGTTCGACGGTGCTGTATGGACTCTCAATGATAACGGTCTTAAGACTGTCACCGGACATTTCGAAAAGCAGAATGGCAAATGGGTGTTCATCAAATATGTCGGAGAGGCTATTTTTGACGAATTCAATGAAGAGGTCATCAAGCTTGACAAGAGCTACATTCTCGTGTCGGAAAATATCTGCATGAAGCCTCTTGATTCCGGCAAGTCATACGGATACATGAACACCACCGGTGTCTCCATCTCTGATGGTCAGATCATCCTACCCGGCGATGCCAATGCGTTCGCATTCGTATCAACCTTTGTTAAGGATGATGTGAAGTATGAGGCTCCTGAAGGAAAGTTCATGATCCTGGGATCGGATGGACGTTATATTTATATGCAAGGCACATACGATAGCTTCAATGTCAAGAACGAGCCGGCTATAGCAGATGGCGGTGCGATCGCTGACGGCTATCTCTGGACCGCTAAGCGCAATGCCGACGGCACATGGGCTATTGTCAACTGCTTCAGCGAAAAGACAATCGCTTATTCTACTAAATTCACTAGTTTCGGTGCATATGAAACTATTGGTGAAGGGCAGTTGACCCCCTACCTCTACATTATGCAGTAACATATCCTCTGCATAATACAACACAACCCCCCCATTCTGGCAATCAGCCAGAATGGGGGGATTGTGTTGTATTACCCGGTAATGAAATTAAGACAGACAACATAGATATGACAAAATAATCATCAAAAGATTATTTTTATTGAAAAATATTTGAATAATAAGCAAATGATTATTAACTTTGCGGTGTCTTAAGATAAGACATGAGTTCTTTAAAAGGTTTAAAAGACCGGGTAGAATTACTTGAGCAATTGAGGTTCTACTTCCGATATGAACAAACCCTTCTTAATGAAGGTTGGGTGAGTGAATCGGACTTCTTCAAGATTGTGGACGAAATCATTAGAGAGTATGCCATAAGCATAATCAAGGAGGAGTGAAAGACCAGTTTGACCGTCCGTTAGACGGATGGTCAAACTTTTAAAGAGCATTCTATCTTAAGACTTTTTTTGTAAATAAACAATCATCATATATTATGAACGCTGAATTAAAGACATTGATTGATGAATTGGCTTCACAGACAAGTCTCTCAAATGACGAGGCGGATTTGCGTATGGCTAAGGCTTTTGCTCTCGTCAGGACTCCGGAAGAGAAAAAGGAAGCCGGTGAATATTTGAGGAAGGCTATTGCTCGTAGGAAACGTCCGGATGTCGATGTCAAAAGCATATTAGGCGAGGTATCAGAGATTCTGAACCTTTCCTATATAGCTAAGCGTTATTTTGACAAGGACCGTGCATGGCTGTATCAGAGGCTCAACCGATCGATGGTCAATGGTAAGCCGGCTGCCTTTTCCGAATCAGAACTTAGGATATTTTCCGATTCTCTCAAGGAGATAAGTCATATCATTCAACAAACCTCAATTAATTTAACTCATTAAAAATCTTAAGACACGATGATGTCGCATCAGGCTTCTGATGCGACATCATTTTTTGTATCTATATGATATTTATTTTGTCAGTAGGTCAAAGCACCCTGAACATATACGACAGGGTAACTTCTATAGATGATCCGCGTGATGCTGCGAAGAAATCACGTTTGGTGGCTTTGAATATATTGCCGATACCGAAATAATATCTTCCCTCAAGCTGGATGCTGTTACGTCGGTTGATAAAGAATTCCACTCCCGCGCCTCCGGCTATTCCATAGTCAAACTTATTCTCGATCTCCATCTTCATCTGCTCGTTGGTGCGGTAACCTTTGGGGAAATCAGGGATATTGTCAAAATTTTTATAATCGAAATTTGACTTTATCTTTTCACCGATCATGAAACCTGCTTCCGGACCCAGATTAAAGAATCCTTTGACTTTGTTGGAACCGAAATAGATATGAGTGAGCAGAGGTATCTGTATATAGGTGAGTGTACGCGAGTACTCGAATTGCGGAGCCTCGTCCTTCACAAAGTCCTCTTTCCATCCGCGCTGGGTGAGATTGACTTCGGCTATGAGTCCGAAGAAACGTTCCTCGGTGTAGCGGGCTGTGATGCCGAAAGTCTTTCCCTGTATCATCGACTGATGCACTTCAGGGGTGAACGACATGCTTGATAGCGTTACGCCTGCTCGCGCTCCTATGGATAGGTTAGGGGAATACTCACGCTGGGCGTTGGCGGCAAACGGTAATACGAGTGCTGCAAGTGCCCATACACATTGGCGTTTGGCAGAAATAAAATGACGGATGTTCATCAGATGCGAGACTTTTCGATTATGTTGCCCGGACGGAAGTTTATGAAATAGAGGGCATCATTGTAGGAGCCGGCTCCATCCCCGGCAGTGGTGAAGAAATATCCGTTCTGCACACCGTCGTAGGATGATGCTTCATGAAGCAGGTAGGGTATCACAAACATGCCTGTGTCAAATCCGAGCAAGCCTTGGCGCGGCACCGCGTTCTCCATTCTGTTGCCATACCATTTCTTGTACTTGGCATCGATATCATGGGTGCGTGGCGCGTCCTCGTGGGTGTAGAAGCGTGAATACACTGTGGTGTTGAGGTTGTGCATGTTGTCAAGGGTCTCGCCTCGGAAAGTGGTCCATTCCGGATAGCCGAACAGGCGTACCATAGGGGTGACAGCCTCGTCGCGCCACTCTATGATGCCGGGCATAATACGGTTAAGATCTGCCTGACGGCTCGAAGTCGGGATAAATGTGTAGTTGCCGTCGGTAGGTAAGGCGCGCAGGTCTGCGCTCTCCAGACGTCCGTCCACTTCGATGTTCATGAATGTGTTACCCTTGTCGGTAAGTGACTGCTTTAGTGCCGATACGAATTCTGCCTTGTCACCGTTCTCACCCTTGAAGGATACGAACACCGGGGTGGAGTAGGACAGACGTTCCATGAGCGCGTCGGTTGCCTTGCGGTACATGAGTGCGCTGGGAAGATTGCCGTGCATCACTGACGGATTGGTGAGATAGGATTTGTCACGCACAAGGAATGTGTTGAACACTTTCACATTGTTGTTTTTACCGTACTCTGCAAGTATGGCGAGCTGTGAGGCATTGTCGGGGGCTATTATGGCATTGTGCTTTCTGAAAGCTGTGTCGGTCAGAGCCTCGCGCACTTTCAGTACCGAGCCTTCGGTGTCGTAGGCCGTGACGTGTATAGGGGCTCCGTTGCTGCGCAGGCTATCCACAGCTATGAGGAAGCCTTTGTAGAACTCGGTGTATCTCATCGCGCTCTTGGAGGGTGTCTCCTCGTTCAGCATGAACGGAAGTATGACGGCTATGGACACAGGCTCTTTTGTTTCTACAGGAGCAGCCGGGGTCAATGGGGTCAGAGGAGTGGATTGGTCAGTCTCGGTCGCCGCGGTATGGTCGGCATGTTCATTGGAGGCGGTCAGTTCGTCGTGCTCATCCGCATTGACAGCTTCTTTCGGCACATAGGGTATGTTGAGCACTTGCCCCTCTTTGAGAGTGATGATTCCTGGATTGGCGGCTTCAAGAGCTGCCACTGTCAGTCCGTTTTCAATGGCGATGGAATAGAATGTTTCCTTCTTTTTCACCACATATCCGCGCATTTCCTGTCTGGGTGCGGCTGTAGAGGGCTCTGCCTCTTTCTTTACCGGCGGCTTGGCGGTGGAAGTGTTGCTGTCGGCGCATGCGGGAGCCTTTGAGCCGGGTACTGTGAGAGTGATGGTCTGACCGGCTTTCAATCCGTTTTTCAGCACAGGGTTCTGGGCTATGACATCCTCGGTCTTTAGCCCGTATTTATGGGCTATGCCGAAGATTGTCTCCCCTTTGTTCACATAATGGCTTATCACTTGCTCTGACGTGGCGTTGTCGGAGTCGGGGGCTGTGGCTGTAGTGGCGGCAGGCTGTGGCTCTTGTGCGGGGAAGAACAGCACCATCCCTTTGCGCAGGCCGTCAGCAACGGCAGGATTGTGCCTTATTATCTCGTCCTTGGTTATGTCGAGCTTGTGGCATAAGGAGTAGACTGTCTCCTTGGCGGGTACTTCATAGTAGTGATACAGTTTTCCGTTGACCTTCTTTGTAGGGAGGTCTTTGACTGCGGCTTGCAGAGATATTAACGATGCCGCTCCGATGAGTGCGGCTAACGTAGTGAACCGTGAAAAATTCATGGGTATGCTCAGATTGTGATTTTGCAAAATTACTAATAATTCCGCACCTCTCCGCACCTTAATAATGAAAAAAAGTTTTTTTACAGAAATTATGTGTTAACTTTGCATATGAAATCAAAAGATAATTATGAAAAAATCGGAGCTTGAACTCATTCTCATAAATATCTCGGGTCAGGACCATCCCGGAGTCACATCTGCACTGTCAGAAATTCTTGCCAGGTACGATGCCGGCATTCTTGACATAGGTCAGGCGGATATCCATCACACTCTTTCACTTGGAATTCTTATAAAGACCGATTCCAGTGTGTCGGGCAATATAATGAAGGAGCTGCTTTTCAAGGCTTGCGAACTTAATGTGAACATCCGTTTCACCCCTGTGAGTATCAGGGAGTATGAGGAATGGGTGGGGCGTCAGGGCAAGAACCGCTGGATCATCACACTGCTCGGGCGCAGGCTCACGGCACGACAGATAGCAAATGTCACTTCGGTGCTTGCCGAGCAGGGTATGAACATCGATGCCATACAGCGTCTCACAGGGCGTATGCCGCTTGGCGAGGAGGAACAGCCGAGGTCAAAATCGTGTGTCGAGATGTCGGTGCGAGGCACCCCCTCGGATGTGCATGCCATGCAGGAAAAGTTCATGAAGCTTTCGCAGGAAGATGAATTCGATATATCCATGCAGGAGGACACCCTCTATCGCCGTTGCCGCCGTCTGATATGTTTTGATATGGACTCTACTCTCATAGAGACCGAGGTCATTGACGAGCTGGCTATGCGTGCCGGGGTCGGTGACAAGGTAAAGGCTATAACAGAGAGTGCCATGCGTGGCGAGATTGATTTCTGCGAGAGTTTCCGTGAGCGTGTGGCTCTGCTCAAAGGGCTGGATGAGAGCGTGATGCGTGACATAGCCGAACATCTGCCGGTCACCGAAGGGGTCGGACGCATGATGCAGGTGCTGAAACGTGCCGGATACAAGACTGCCATCCTCTCAGGAGGATTCACATATTTCGGGAACTATCTTAAGCAGAAGTATGGTTTCGACTACGTGTATGCCAACGAGCTTGAGATTGTTGACGGCAAACTCACCGGACGCTATCTCGGCGATATTGTCGACGGCAGACGCAAAGCCGAGCTCCTGCGCCTCATAGCCCAGGTGGAGAATGTCAATATCGCTCAGACTATTGCCGTCGGCGACGGTGCCAACGATCTCCCCATGCTCTCTACCGCCGGTCTTGGTATCGCATTCCATGCCAAGCCTAAGGTCAAGGCCAATGCCGAGCAGTCCATCTCGACAATAGGACTGGACGGAGTGCTGTATTTCCTCGGATTCAAGGACTCATTCATAACCGAAAGCTGATGAACGAAGATGCTTTAAGCCAGTTATATCTCAAAGATACTACTTTTCAGGACCTTATGCAGCGGCGCATATTCAATGTGCTGCTCATAGCCTCCACTTACGACGCATTCATAATGGAGGAGGACGGCAGAGTGGAGGAGCAGCTCTACTTCGAGTACATATCGCTCAACCTGTCGTCGCCTCCGCGTGTGACTCGCGTGTCAAACTCGGCTGAGGCGATGGAGATCATGGCGGTAAAGAGCTTTGACCTCGTGATAATGATGCCTGGCAACGATGTCAGCGAGACCTTCACCGGAGCGCGCCGCATCAAGCAGTCCT
The sequence above is drawn from the Duncaniella freteri genome and encodes:
- the uvrB gene encoding excinuclease ABC subunit UvrB is translated as MKFQLTSQYQPTGDQPQAIEQLVNGIKAGDKAQTLLGVTGSGKTFTMANVIARVEKPTLILSHNKTLAAQLYGEFKNFFPENSVQYFVSYYDYYQPEAYIPTVDKYIEKDLMINEEIDRLRLSTVSALLSGRKDVIVVSSVSCLYGMGNPEDFDSNVIKISVGQKIARNKFLRTLSSSLYSRNEIELSRGTFRVKGDTVDIRLAYEEIIVRVTFWGDEIESIKTIHPSDNTSLGSHNEFQIYPANLFVTSPERMGSAIGQIELDLGEQYNFFMREAREMEAKRLLERVTYDVEMLRELGHCSGIENYSRYFDGRQPGMRPFCLLDYFPKDFLTIIDESHVTLPQCRAMYGGDLSRKMNLVEYGFRLPAALDNRPLRFEEFERLTPQVLYVSATPADYELEKCEGVVVEQIIRPTGLLDPVIEVRPSLNQIDDLLNEINDRVERDERVLVTTLTKRMAEELNDYLLRLRIKTAYIHSDVDTLDRIKILDGLRAGEFDVLIGVNLLREGLDLPEVSLVAILDADKEGFLRSHRSLTQTVGRAARNLNGTVIMYADKITDSMQQTIDETSRRRSVQLAYNEEHGITPQAIVKARNVIIGLDTDEILPQGKPGQGRSSAKGAGTFGRGKSAQPVPYAGEYSSRVDVAADPVMPYLSADALRKLIEKRRVEMVDAAKNMNFIEAAQMRDEIIAMEDRLSKMPAE
- a CDS encoding YgiQ family radical SAM protein, producing MIPRVDAYLPTSVKEMKILGWDSVDVVLFSGDAYVDHPSFGAAVIGRTLQAAGYRVAIVPQPNWQDDLRDFRKFGAPRLFFGVSAGAMDSMVNHYTAARRRRSDDAYTPGGRHGARPDYPTVVYSDILRRLFPGTPIIAGGIEASMRRLSHYDYWEDRLRPSLLIDCSADLISYGMGEKCVVEIAQHIDSGESLDSLTCLPQTVIRTSAPGMDCREGKIYVGDQDIVLHSYERCQADKRCQAENFRHIEQQSNSMHGKTLWQRHGDIWIKVNPMYPPMATEEIDASFDLPYTRLPHPRYKGKRIPAYDMIRHSVNIHRGCFGGCSFCTISAHQGKFIASRSKESVLREVRQVTRMDDFKGYLSDVGGPSANMYRLGGKDRSLCEKCLKPSCLHPSVCPNLNTDHRPLLDLYHAVDAVPGVKKSFIGSGVRYDLSMHHTGDEAVDRANRQYNEELITAHVSGRLKVAPEHTSDVVLDIMRKPTFRLYHEFSRFFSRVNSAHGLKQQLIPYFISSHPGCREVDMAELAAETKSLDLHLEQVQDFTPTPMTLSTEIYYTGFHPYTLKPVFTATDPEAKKAQRKYFFWYDPSYRQDITRSLMRMHRTDLLARLFPRSASYPYRKK